ACCGGCGGATGTTCATTCGGTCTGCCGTTTGTTGTGCCCAGCCCTCTTCGGCGGACGCTTGCCGTACGCGAGCCATAGCTTCCTGCACCGAATGTTCATCCTTGATGATGACTCCGTATAATTCACGCATAATGGAGGTAAATACCCAGTTCATCAGCGTGCTTCTCGTTGATTGATAGGCTTTTAGAAAAGCAGCAATTCGCTCCGCCTCCGGCAATTTATCCGCTTCATCCGGGTAGCCACCGGCTTGCAGCTCTCGGTAGAACCAGAAGTAATGGGCGATCTCCCAAAAGTCCCTTGCGCCAAGCCGGTCACCGATAAGATGGGTATGGGTATCGAAGACCGGCAACCCCATGATTTGCTCGAAGAATACAGCTTGTTTGCCGCTCATATCATGCAAGCTCATGTGAACATCTCCTTCTCTTCATGAATCGGTTATTTCCGGTTTTCCGAGATGACAACGCCCTTCCCTTCGTTGTAGCGGTCTGTGGCTTCCTTAATAATCTCAAGGCCACCCTTCTTCTTATATTCCTCAATCACTTTCGGCCAATCCGAGATCGGCTCTCTGCCATAAATCATCTTGATCATATGATCGAGAACCAGCTTCGGCCCCACGTCATCGCCTTGCGGTGCGGTATCCGGATATTTGGAATACGCGTCCAATGCCGGGGAGAAGCGGATCGACCCCAGCCCTTCCTTGAAGACCACCGTATCCATGAACTTGATCATGTCCTGCCCGTCCTCGGTCAACTCTTCCTTTGCCTTGTTGTACACCATATCGTGGACGAACCAGAACATGCTGCGGAAACCGTCTTCATCCATGGCTTCAGGCGTGGATGGAGGCGTAAACTTGATTGCGCCGTTCTCCCGGGTGTAAGTTTCACCTTCAATCCCGAACGAGAAATATGTCTCCGCCTCCGGCGTCAGCATCCAGTCAAAAAACTTGATAATACCGATGGCCTTCTCCTCTGAGACCTTGCTATTAATATAGTAAGACGTATTAATGCTTGAATACAGAAGATGGCCTCCGGTGTTCTCCGGACCGCGCGGCGATGCAATGATATCAACCTTGGCGTCTGGTACGGCATTTTTCAGCTTGCCGCGGAAGCCTGCCAAAAGCTGGGCGTTGGCGGACCACATACCGGATTTACCGCTCTCAATGTTTTTGCCATAGTCACTGGAGGTCAGGGTCGCAAAATCTTTGGGAATCAGACCTTCATCGTACATGGTCTTATAGGTCTCCAGTGCTTTCGTCATATTTTCCACGTCAAAGAACTTGGGAACAACCTCCCCGTTCTGCAGTTCGTACTGGGATGGCAGCACATCAAACGCCCCCAGAATCGTGTCGGCATATTTAAAGTTCTCCCGCATTTGATACGGGAACTCAACGCCTTCCTTCTTCATCTCACGCATTACGTCCAAAAATTCATCCACCGTTTTTGGTGCCGGGAGCCCTGTCTTTTCCAGCAGATCGGTCCGGATATACAGCCCTCTCCGGGACGGGTTGGACAGCC
Above is a window of Paenibacillus sp. FSL K6-1330 DNA encoding:
- a CDS encoding extracellular solute-binding protein, which gives rise to MRRRWSLVLMSALIALTAVGCNGAKEADGGTPGSSGGAADGKLSFTMSMATSGNKHVERSKDVNEERWVKELEKLTNTDIELTMLPLKDFDSKMTLMFASNDIPDVVQNVGGATSKGMSGSVEAGVFMPLDDLLKEHAPNLMKSVPKEAWQETSYDGKIYGIPAWLSNPSRRGLYIRTDLLEKTGLPAPKTVDEFLDVMREMKKEGVEFPYQMRENFKYADTILGAFDVLPSQYELQNGEVVPKFFDVENMTKALETYKTMYDEGLIPKDFATLTSSDYGKNIESGKSGMWSANAQLLAGFRGKLKNAVPDAKVDIIASPRGPENTGGHLLYSSINTSYYINSKVSEEKAIGIIKFFDWMLTPEAETYFSFGIEGETYTRENGAIKFTPPSTPEAMDEDGFRSMFWFVHDMVYNKAKEELTEDGQDMIKFMDTVVFKEGLGSIRFSPALDAYSKYPDTAPQGDDVGPKLVLDHMIKMIYGREPISDWPKVIEEYKKKGGLEIIKEATDRYNEGKGVVISENRK